A part of Calditrichota bacterium genomic DNA contains:
- a CDS encoding glutaredoxin produces the protein MGLLKDEDKKAIQGIFEQLKDPVTIVHFTQELNCDYCPETKQLLLEVADLSDKINVEVYNVQTDKEKVAEYEIDSLSGLVPATVIRNEKDYGIRYYGIPAGYEFASILEDIVDVSNHHIDLEASVLQKVQAIDKPVDIWVFVTTSCPYCPRAVRTAHKFAMANDNIRGIMIEANEYPQLSMQYSVQAVPKIVINKSHSFEGAFPEPQFVDEVLKALE, from the coding sequence ATGGGTTTATTGAAAGATGAGGATAAAAAAGCCATTCAGGGTATTTTCGAACAATTGAAAGACCCTGTGACAATCGTACATTTTACGCAAGAACTCAATTGTGATTATTGCCCGGAAACGAAGCAATTGCTTCTCGAAGTGGCGGACTTGAGTGACAAGATCAATGTGGAAGTGTACAATGTGCAAACGGATAAAGAAAAAGTGGCGGAATATGAAATTGACAGCCTTTCGGGATTGGTACCGGCCACGGTGATTCGAAACGAAAAAGATTACGGCATTCGCTATTACGGCATTCCGGCCGGCTATGAATTCGCGTCCATTCTGGAAGACATCGTCGATGTGTCCAATCACCACATTGATCTGGAAGCCTCCGTGTTGCAAAAGGTTCAGGCCATCGACAAACCTGTTGACATCTGGGTTTTTGTGACAACGTCCTGTCCGTATTGTCCCCGTGCCGTCCGAACGGCGCACAAGTTTGCCATGGCCAACGATAACATCCGCGGCATTATGATCGAAGCCAATGAATATCCGCAGCTTTCCATGCAATATTCTGTTCAGGCTGTACCGAAAATCGTTATCAATAAAAGCCATTCGTTTGAAGGCGCTTTTCCCGAACCGCAATTTGTGGATGAAGTTCTGAAGGCATTGGAATAG